The proteins below come from a single Bactrocera tryoni isolate S06 unplaced genomic scaffold, CSIRO_BtryS06_freeze2 scaffold_25, whole genome shotgun sequence genomic window:
- the LOC120780509 gene encoding uncharacterized protein LOC120780509: MGPIAKALDFLQRESNINYGFLIPTLVTLSNRLHKLCRSQELLSSLILKMEQRLRERFQPYFMLKPEANIAIAATVLTQRIKMKSVKVLLRLNPELPELTVENITSRVLETLYRFYAKNCKTLNFERKINNVSTMPDFFFYFSGDDDAIEVSSSP; encoded by the exons ATGGGACCAATTGCAAAGGCCCTGGACTTTCTTCAACGGGAAAGCAACATTAACTAtg gATTTTTAATACCAACTCTTGTGACACTGAGCAATAGGCTGCATAAGCTATGCAGATCCCAAGAATTGCTATCAtctcttattttaaaaatggaaCAGAGGTTAAGAGAAAGGTTCCAACCATATTTCATGTTGAAGCCTGAGGCAAATATTGCAATTGCAGCAACAGTGCTAACTCAAAGAATCAAAATGAAATCGGTCAAGGTGTTGCTGAGATTAAATCCGGAATTGCCAGAATTAACTGTCGAAAATATAACCAGCAGAGTTTTAGAAACACTTTACAGGTTTTAcgccaaaaattgtaaaacactTAATTTTGAAAGGAAAATTAATAATGTGTCGACTAtgcccgatttttttttttatttcagtggTGATG ATGATGCAATTGAAGTAAGTTCTTCTCCATAA